The proteins below come from a single Leptospiraceae bacterium genomic window:
- the cysT gene encoding sulfate ABC transporter permease subunit CysT — translation MFFHKKKSILPGFGISLGYTIFYLSIIVLIPIAGLFIKTFALSFAEFWSAVTEPRVIASYKLSFGMSFLAAITNSVFGVLIAWVLVRYDFFAKKIFDALIDLPFALPTAVAGITLATIYSKNGWFGRFLEPAGIFVAYTPTGIFVALVFIGLPFIVRSVQPVLEELDTELEEAAASLGANRLQTFCKVIFPSILPALLSGFILAFARGLGEYGSVVFISGNMPLVSEITPLLILTKLEQYDYAGATALAVSMLVMSFILFFSINILQWWAANRHKS, via the coding sequence ATGTTCTTTCACAAGAAAAAAAGTATACTTCCCGGATTTGGAATTTCACTAGGATATACAATATTCTATCTAAGTATCATTGTATTAATTCCAATCGCTGGGCTTTTTATTAAAACATTTGCGCTGAGTTTTGCTGAATTTTGGTCAGCAGTGACTGAACCTAGAGTTATAGCTTCTTATAAACTAAGTTTTGGTATGTCTTTTTTGGCCGCCATTACTAATTCCGTATTTGGAGTACTTATTGCGTGGGTTCTTGTAAGATATGATTTCTTCGCAAAAAAGATTTTCGATGCACTCATTGATTTACCATTTGCATTGCCTACTGCTGTAGCGGGAATTACATTAGCAACTATTTATTCTAAGAATGGCTGGTTCGGTAGATTTTTAGAACCGGCCGGAATTTTTGTCGCATATACTCCCACTGGAATTTTTGTTGCACTGGTATTTATTGGTTTACCGTTTATTGTAAGATCAGTGCAACCTGTTTTGGAGGAATTGGATACTGAATTAGAAGAGGCGGCTGCAAGTTTAGGGGCTAATAGATTACAGACTTTTTGTAAAGTTATATTCCCGTCTATTTTACCGGCATTATTGAGTGGTTTTATATTGGCGTTCGCTCGTGGACTTGGTGAGTATGGATCTGTTGTTTTTATTTCTGGGAATATGCCTTTGGTAAGTGAAATCACACCTTTATTAATTTTAACCAAACTCGAACAGTATGATTATGCGGGGGCTACAGCACTTGCCGTATCAATGCTTGTGATGTCCTTTATTTTATTTTTTTCGATAAATATTCTTCAATGGTGGGCGGCTAATCGACATAAGTCTTAA